TACCAGCATGAAGACAAGGAAGTTTACAAGCATGAAGACAAGGAAGTTTACAAGCATGAAGACAAGGAAGTTTACAAGCATGAAGACAAGGAAGTTTACCAGCATGAAGACAAGGAGGTTTAAAAGCATGAAGACAAGGAAGTTTACAAGTATGAAGACAAGGAAGTTTACAAGCATGAAGACAAGGAAGTTTACAAGCATGAAGACAAGGAAGTTTACAAGCATGAGGACAAGGAAGTTTACAAGCATGAAGACAAGGAAGTTTACAAGCATGAAGACAAGGAAGTTTACAAGCATGAAGACAAGGAGGTTTACAAGCATGAAGACAAGGAGGTTTACAAGCATGAAGACAAGGAAGTTTACAAGCATGAAGACAAGGAGGTTTACAAGCATGAAGACAAGGAGGTTTACAAGCATGAAGACAAGGAGGTTTACAAGCATGAAGACAAGGAGGTTTACAAGCATGAAGACAAGGAAGCTTACAAGTATGAAGACAAGGAAGTTTACAAGCATGAAGACAAGGAGGTTTACAAGCATGAAGGCAAGGAGGTTTACGAGCATGAAGACAAGGAAGTTTACAAGCATGAGGACAAGGAAGTTTACAAGCATGAAGACAAGGAGGTTTACAAGCATGAAGACAAGGAAGTTTACAAGCATGAAGACAAGGAAGTTTACAAGCATGAAGACAAGGAAGTTTACAAGCATGAAGACAAGGAGGTTTACAAGCATGAAGACAAGGAAGTTTACAAGCATGAAGACAAGGGAGTTTACAAGCATGAAGACAAGGAAGTTTACAAGCATGAAGACAAGGGAGTTTACAAGCATGAAGACAAGGAGGTTTACAAGCATGAAGGCAAGGAAGTTTACAAGCATGAAGGCAAGGAAGTTTACAAGCATGAAGACAAGGAAATTTACAAGCATGAAGGCAAGGAAGTTTACAAGCATGAAGGCAAGGAAGTTTACAAGCATGAAGACAAGGAAGTTTACAAGCATGAAGGCAAGGAAGTTTACAAGCATGAAGACAAGGAAGTTTACAAGCATGAAGGCAAGGAAGTTTACAGGCATGAAGACAAGGAAGTTTACAGGCATGAAGACAAGGAAGTTTACAAGCATGAAGACAAGGAAGTTTACAAGCATGAAGACAAGGAAGTTTACAAGCATGAAGACAAGGAAGTTTACAAGCATGAAGACGCAGGAAGTTGTAAGTATAAACAAGATTACAAGCTCAGGaaagtaaaaatgagagaaaacaagtAAATTTACGAGCATGATGACAGAATAAAGTGTAAATACAAGGAAAgggcaaaagaagagaaaacaagaagtaaaaacaaaacaaatgcaaacaaagagaaagactaaagaaaaagagggaaagacaaagaaataaaacacaaaaaataaaacgtaagtaatgaaataaaacacataagacacgaagaaaacaaaagaagcataaaggaggagaaagaaatagaaaaaaagaggatgagaagaagaaaaaaaccctgcaaaaggaaaacaatgataatgtaaaaaaaaaaaagcaggagaaagtgaaaggcaaagaaatgaagaacaaataaaaaaacaaacaaaagaaaacaaatcaaaacataaaacacaaataaaaagtaaaacaaaccaaaaacatcaaagaaaaacaaaacaaaaaacaacccaCGAAACTAACCCCAACAAACCCTCAAAGAAAGCCCAAACAAGCGCGCCtccccaaaaaacaaacaaac
Above is a window of Eriocheir sinensis breed Jianghai 21 chromosome 16, ASM2467909v1, whole genome shotgun sequence DNA encoding:
- the LOC126999161 gene encoding DNA topoisomerase 1-like, translating into MKTRKFTNKEVYKYEDKEVYKHEDKEVYKHEDKEVYKHEDKEVYKHEDKEVYKHEDKEVYKHEDKEVYKHEDKEVYKHEDKEVYKHEDKEVYKHEDKEVYKHEDKEVYKHEDKEVYKHEDKEAYKYEDKEVYKHEDKEVYKHEGKEVYEHEDKEVYKHEDKEVYKHEDKEVYKHEDKEVYKHEDKEVYKHEDKEVYKHEDKEVYKHEDKEVYKHEDKGVYKHEDKEVYKHEDKGVYKHEDKEVYKHEGKEVYKHEGKEVYKHEDKEIYKHEGKEVYKHEGKEVYKHEDKEVYKHEGKEVYKHEDKEVYKHEGKEVYRHEDKEVYRHEDKEVYKHEDKEVYKHEDKEVYKHEDKEVYKHEDAGSSNEAGGGRRGDNGHSWIKGRGP